A single region of the Lycium barbarum isolate Lr01 chromosome 2, ASM1917538v2, whole genome shotgun sequence genome encodes:
- the LOC132622981 gene encoding uncharacterized protein LOC132622981, translating into MRYKAMNLLHGSHTKQDKMKSLYMDALGFYGDTHLVIIKLNHLWVLKLISQVAILGLVILSFPWINTIIRGLTSSYGYINVSKADHMANYNPIKSESLPLIFHDLANEGLLKTGDKSLLITNGNEEVIYNSQVTSDYNMDLISLSNLARKEETYDFALIPYDSSKSLNIVDRAMRVGGIVTIQLISDDTMITFSQPSNYKVVYVRKFDSTIIAMRKTSSFVSTKSTTTAHHHRKLCNFGPNAKEDALKKLEDVLLEPPRAASGKSSRYLKRTRYLPELMDIPLESYPRRVFIDVGLQNKNEASGDSSWFSKHYPTRNTKFEIFKIETVTKESNAPLIGMSDWLKKNVKENEYVVMKAEAEVVEEMVRNKAIKLVDELFMECKHQGVKKGDKKKSRRAYWECLSLYGMLRDEGVAVHQWWG; encoded by the coding sequence ATGAGGTATAAGGCAATGAATTTGTTGCATGGTTCTCATACCAAACAAGACAAAATGAAAAGCCTATATATGGATGCATTAGGCTTTTATGGTGATACGCATTTGGTCATTATTAAATTAAACCATTTGTGGGTTTTGAAGTTGATTTCTCAAGTTGCTATTTTGGGATTGGTTATTCTCTCTTTCCCCTGGATTAACACGATAATCAGGGGATTAACATCTAGCTATGGATATATCAATGTTTCTAAAGCTGATCACATGGCTAATTATAATCCGATTAAATCAGAGTCTTTGCCTCTAATTTTTCATGATTTGGCCAATGAAGGCCTTCTCAAAACAGGGGACAAATCCCTACTTATTACCAATGGAAATGAAGAAGTTATCTACAATTCTCAAGTTACAAGTGATTACAACATGGATTTGATTTCTCTTTCAAATTTGGCACGTAAAGAAGAGACTTATGACTTTGCACTAATTCCCTATGACTCCTCCAAATCTCTCAATATTGTCGATCGAGCTATGAGGGTAGGTGGTATCGTCACTATCCAACTAATTAGCGACGACACTATGATTACATTTTCGCAACCATCAAATTACAAAGTTGTCTACGTAAGAAAATTCGATTCCACAATTATAGCCATGCGAAAGACAAGTTCATTTGTCTCTACCAAATCAACAACTACGGCACATCATCATCGAAAATTGTGCAATTTTGGTCCAAACGCGAAAGAGGATGCATTAAAAAAACTAGAAGACGTACTACTCGAACCACCAAGAGCGGCATCAGGAAAATCGAGTAGATATCTTAAACGAACTCGTTATTTGCCAGAGTTGATGGACATTCCCCTTGAAAGCTACCCACGAAGGGTATTTATTGATGTTGGTTTACAAAATAAAAACGAAGCATCAGGCGATTCTAGTTGGTTTTCGAAGCATTATCCAACTAGAAATACGAAATTCGAGATATTCAAAATTGAAACAGTGACAAAAGAGTCAAATGCACCATTGATTGGAATGTCAGATTGGTTAAAGAAGAATGTGAAGGAAAATGAGTATGTTGTAATGAAAGCAGAAGCTGAAGTGGTGGAAGAAATGGTAAGGAACAAAGCAATTAAGTTAGTTGATGAACTTTTCATGGAGTGTAAGCATCAAGGTGTGAAAAAAGGTGATAAAAAGAAAAGTAGGAGGGCATATTGGGAATGTTTATCGTTGTATGGTATGTTGAGGGATGAAGGTGTTGCTGTGCACCAATGGTGGGGTTAA